The Mus pahari chromosome 5, PAHARI_EIJ_v1.1, whole genome shotgun sequence genomic sequence ATCAGTACAGATTTGTGGCATGACTGTGAAGGTAACTACAGAACCCTTAAGATTTTGAAGTGGTAGTAGGTTTGCTAGTAAATGCTTTCTATCCAGGCTGGTAACTAGATGAGTGTAGACAAGCTGACAGTTAAAATCCTAGCTAATCCTGGTTCTTTCATCTCTCCTAGGCAGTGATGCAAGTTCTCAACAAGAGTTTACTTCTTGCCTAAAGGAGACGTTAAGTGGGCTAGCCAAAAACGCCACTGAGCTTCAGGTAAAGGGGAAGGAGTGAGGGGAGGCCACTCTCAGTGCTTCCTGAGCATTCTCATGAAATAGATGCTGGGGAGGCATGGggggagggctcagtggttaagagcactagctgatcttccagaggactagggctcaattcccagcaaccacatggcagctcacacctgtcttaccactccagatccagggcttctgacattttcacacagatgtacatgcagtcaaaaaaggaaaaaaaaaaaaaattaacataaataagatcaaactttaaaaagtttactttttaaacttttttaaaaagttctgccaggcgatggtggcatatgcctttaatcccagcacttgggaggcagaggcaggcggatttctgggttcgaggccagcctggtctacagagtgagttccaggacagccagggctacacagagaaaccctgtctcgaaaaacacaaaaacaacaacaaaaaaagctctATGGTATCTCTCCCAAATCTgcccccctttggttttttgttaCAGGCATATTTAGATAGTTCTTGCCATTGGAAAGGGTGGTAAGCATTGTAGGGAGGCAGGGTACCTGTTCACCTCTCTTTGTCTTGTCTAGAactctggcatgtctgaagaggAACTGATGAAAGCCATGGAAGGGCTGGGCATGGAtgagggggatggggaagcaaGCATTCTCCCCATCATGCAGAGCATCATGCAGAACCTCCTGTCTAAGGATGTGCTGTATCCATCCCTGAAGGAGATCACAGAAAAGGTTGGTGAATTTCCATTGCTAGCTTTTCACCTCCCTTTAGTGTATCAGCTCGTGGGCCACTTTGCTGAGACGATGAATAGTAAAGGGTAATTTGAATGGACAAGTacgtttttttttaaaacatcttgttTGTCGCAGTTGTTATTGAGAGTATTTAGCTACACTGCTGAGCTGACCATCTGTCCACGCTGGGAATGTCTGAGTTAAAATGGGGAATTTGCACTCTGGTTTTCTATAAATTAGTTCAAGACTTTGAGTTTAACTGATtcattctttcatatatatatatatatatatatatatatatatatatatatatatatatctttatttatttattatatgtatgctgtagctgtcttcagacaccagaagagggcatcagatttcattacagatggttgtgagccaccatgtgattgctgggatttgaactcaggacctctggaagaaaagtcagtgctcttaaccaccaagccatctctctagccctccttcttaTATTCTTAACTTTACTAATTTCTCCAGTAGGAACTCACAGGATTTTGTGGTGGTGTTATGAACTGTTTGAGAGTGGTTTAAGAGGTAGTTCATGCTTAAAAGAACTTACAGTTTGCCCAGAGAAATGAAGTAGAGAAATAGAAGCTCTTCAGCATCACTGGCAACATGTGACTGAATAGACCAGTGTCTGTGCAGCCGTGGTCTGACTCTCAAGCTAAGAGtagcttttactttgtttttattttttttttatttttatttttttttttttggtttttcgagacagggtttctctgtatagccttggctgtcctggaactcactttgtagaccaggctggtctcgaactcagaaatctgcctgcctctgcctcccgagtgctgggattaaaggcatgtgccaccacgtactttgtttttaaaagatttatttttttttcaagttttttttttttttcagatttatttgttatatatatgtaagtatactatagctgtctcagacaccccagaagaagcatcagatcttattacaggtggttgtgagccaccatgtggttgctggggtttgaactcaggaccttcagaagagcagtcagtgctcttaaccgctgagccaaagatttatttttattactgtttttaaattaggtgtgcatacacacacatacacacacgagttCAGGTGCCTATGGAGACCATAGACATTAAACCAcctttgagctggagttacacctGGCAGTGAGCCACCTGATAAGGGAGTTGGGAATGGAAGTTGAACTAATTtagtgctctgcaagagcagtatgtactcttaaccactcaagccatctctccagctctcagttttatatttttaggtTTAAAAACACCAGGGCTagggagagctggctcagcagttaagagcactgtctgctcttccagaggacctgggctcaattccaaGCACGCACATAGGAGCTCACAATGGCCCGTGGCTCCAGCGCCAGAGAATTTGAAGccctcttccatcttctgagagcatctgacacacatgtgacacacacacacacatacatacatacatacatgcatgcgtaCATACACTCGTACAAATAAAATAGAGTTtttcaaaattacaaataatgACAACAACAGAGGGGGCTTgttaaagagcacttgctgttcttacagagggtCACCTAGATTCACTTCCCAGGCTCAACATGGTAGCTTATAcccatccacaactccagttctagggtatctgaCACTCTCTCTCCAAGTACACCGGCTGTGCACAtggtacaaatacatacatgcaggcgaataatgaatacaaaataaaactaaataaatcttttttttttttttttNgttgtgagccaccatgtggttgctgggatttgaactccggacctttggaagagcagtcgggtgctcttacccactgagccatctcaccagcccaaaactaaataaatcttaaatacaaCAACAGACCTACAGTGTTTCAACAGAGACCATATGTGACCCTTGTCCTAGTTAGCTGTGCCAACTTTACACAGCTCAGAGTCATCTGAGGGAACCTCATTTGGGGAATTGCCCAGATTAAATTGGACCATGGCTACGTGTGTGAGGAATTGATTGATGGTTGGTGTGGGAGGGCATAGCCCACCTTGGGTGGCACCAACCCTAGGCAGGTGACCCTAGACTATATAAGAAAGCTAAAAGTCAACAAAGTTAGCAGTATGCAGTATTCCTCTATGGTgactgagttcctgccctcagtgatggactgttacctggaaTGTCAGATGAAATATAAACCCTTTGCTCTCTCAAGTCGTtttgatgttttatcatagcatcaggaatgaaactagaacaaCCCTCAGAGCCCAAATGTTTACTCTTGCTTTTCACAGACATAGTTTACTAATCTGCAATTACATATACCCCAGTGTATCCAGATGATCTGTCGGAGTCAACAGTACTCTGCTTTTCATGATGAACTTGCTCATCTAGCCTTGTTTTCCTCTTGGTCCCCTTCCCTCCTGGTTTACTTCATTCTCTCTCATCCATCTCTTCTCGTTCTTTAGTATCCAGAATGGTTACAGAGTCACCAGGAATCTACTCCTCCAGACCAGTTTGAGAAGTATCAGCAGCAGCACAGTGTCATGGGCAAAATCTGCGAGCAGTTTGAGGCAGAGACGCCCACAGACAGCGAGGCCACTCAGAGGGCTCGCTTTGAGGCAATGCTAGATCTTATGCAGCAGGTAAGGCCCCCTCTCCTCACACTGCCTTCCCACTGGTGCACTCCTCAGGCTGGCTACACCTAACCTGAGTGGAGGACAGAGTACAAGAAGacttgtagctggtctttgctactttgtgggttcttcttttttccacccttcacccccccaacccccagattCAACcactaacactagataggagagaaacaaggatagagagaaaagaaatccctgaatctaatttcttttctatgtgtCTTCTTTGATCGTGGCTGCTCACAAACAGCAACCAACATCTCTAAACGATCAACAATCTCTGACCCCTCTTGGGGCCCTTGAATTTATGTACCCTCAGGAAAGTTCCTGGAATTCCAAACCTCACACAATCACAGACACGATCTGCAGCTGGCTAAGCcacgcctctgctagagcatgcgGCAGACCTTGGTCAGCTGCTGCAGTCAGTCTGAAGCAGCCCACattcccacacctgggattaaagcgAAAGCACATTCCTACaatatttctgagtttttataaacaaaaattccagaattctcaaaaatgtcaCTACAAAGACTGCATACTGTGGTCAGAAGAAATCAGATCACTAATCTGGTTCCTtttgttgcctttttgttttctgtgacatacatacatatatatatatatatatatatatatatatatatatatatatatatatatatatatattaaatctcttactccttttcattttttagttaCAGGCCTTGGGCCATCCTCCAAAAGAACTGGCCGGGGAGATG encodes the following:
- the Pex19 gene encoding peroxisomal biogenesis factor 19 — its product is MAAAEEGCGVGVEADRELEELLESALDDFDKAKPSPEHPPTISAPDASGPQKRSPGDTAKDALFASQEKFFQELFDSELASQATAEFEKAMKELAEEEPHLVEQFQKLSEAAGRVGSDASSQQEFTSCLKETLSGLAKNATELQNSGMSEEELMKAMEGLGMDEGDGEASILPIMQSIMQNLLSKDVLYPSLKEITEKYPEWLQSHQESTPPDQFEKYQQQHSVMGKICEQFEAETPTDSEATQRARFEAMLDLMQQLQALGHPPKELAGEMPPGLNFDLDALNLSGPPGPNGEQCLIM